A part of Daphnia pulex isolate KAP4 chromosome 6, ASM2113471v1 genomic DNA contains:
- the LOC124196454 gene encoding aminopeptidase N-like isoform X1 has translation MSIVLKQVLLKGHKYRIGLYYLGKVREDSRGFYRANYKNDVTSCCHQGWFGGTQMQATDARRVLPCLDEPGLKMTFDVVVGHSNAMTALSNMPEISSRAMTTTRDWMWTSFSRSPPMPTYLLAMFVTDYESLETIYQLDGDRSVKLRFWGRPDQLPHLKESMAVAGDLLNYLVKYVRQPFTLPKIDFITAPIQLHFEAMENWGLILFRENRLYHNKETDSEDDRFTLIQIMAHELAHQFFGNLVTSNWWSDIWFNEGMSSLFEMELTDYAMPNDTYRCEAERHKSIRSAMKFEEERTEPLTVIRQVETAEEAEKMFDPLSYSKGSGLFLMLRNFVGHEKFRNALITYMDRYQFQSVNSRNFMEILNEQLHQDREFGRTMNVTKIMNSWTHQPSYPIVRCSLAGNGRIRLSQMPFPLLRSNSSQVNALWWIPIAMTDGRRPDFTREGTYPRVWLTPERPTLEIPYFPQVLNRDGPAEDQEPDTWILVNGQFAIYGRVLYDKANWRLISNQLMLNHTVIPKVTRAQLIDDAFTLAGAGYLDYQVVVELIEYLTLVNDEFVQSTSLFHLKLIQERSRHNESLYNLFKEYTSRFKFEKTDHGEPGDYNDWVRVGDPLDGVGCLNWSDDGVCVDQVMRLFHAQMGGSITPEEKKAMTEHLERNWCAVIRYGGKEEWNWAWRASLCDMWSSQRTKILSAMSCSQDRDRLKQLLSRVFSPTIEQDPHDTFATIEKMTENHVARSMVLNFLATNWEILGRHFSYRRSGDNLKLLTSAAKFLSTPDELKEMSRILSDLENKDKKLNRAFTNGILEGIRNNIRWGEKNLEQVYLVIESRIMTRRSTNSLAKTNCIP, from the exons ATGAGCATCGTTCTCAAACAGGTTTTGCTCAAGGGTCACAAGTACCGCATCGGTTTGTATTACCTGGGCAAGGTTAGAGAGGATTCCAGAGGATTTTACAGAGCCAATTACAAGAATGACGTCACTTCCTGCTGCCACCAAgg TTGGTTCGGTGGAACGCAAATGCAAGCGACCGACGCCCGTCGAGTTCTTCCCTGCCTGGACGAGCCGGGATTAAAAATGACTTTTGACGTGGTTGTCGGTCACAGCAACGCCATGACGGCCCTGTCCAACATGCCCGAAATTTCCAGCCGTGCCAT GACAACCACGCGCGATTGGATGTGGACGTCATTTTCACGGTCGCCGCCCATGCCCACCTATTTATTGGCCATGTTCGTGACGGACTATGAGAGTTTGGAGACGATTTATCAGTTGGACGGCGACCGGTCCGTCAAGTTGCGCTTCTGGGGACGGCCGGACCAGCTGCCCCATCTAAAGGAATCCATGGCGGTCGCCGGCGACCTGCTCAACTATTTGGTGAAATACGTCCGTCAGCCGTTCACTTTAcccaaaattgattttataacCGCGCCAATTCAACTCCATTTCGAGGCCATGGAGAACTGGGGTCTCATCCTCTTTCG GGAAAACCGACTTTATCACAACAAGGAAACTGACAGCGAGGACGACCGTTTTACTCTCATTCAAATAATGGCGCACGAATTGGCGCATCAGTTTTTCGGCAACTTG gtTACTTCCAATTGGTGGAGTGACATTTGGTTTAATGAAGGCATGAGTTCACTCTTCGAGATGGAATTAACCGATTAT GCAATGCCAAACGACACGTATCGTTGTGAGGCCGAACGCCACAAATCCATTCGATCCGCCATGAAATTCGAAGAGGAGCGAACAGAACCGCTGACGGTCATCCGACAAGTGGAGACGGCCGAAGAAGCTGAAAAGATGTTTGATCCACTTTCCTACAGTAAAG GAAGTGGTTTATTCCTGATGTTACGCAATTTCGTTGGACATGAGAAATTCAGAAACGCACTCATCACTTACATGGATCGCTA TCAATTCCAGAGTGTCAACAGTcgaaatttcatggagatttTGAACGAGCAACTGCACCAGGACCGCGAATTTGGCCGGACGATGAACGTCACGAAGATCATGAATTCTTGGACCCATCAGCCGAGTTATCCGATCGTTCGTTGCTCTCTGGCCGGCAACGGGCGAATTCGGCTGTCTCAGATGCCGTTTCCGTTACTCCGAAGCAATTCATCACAGGTCAATGCCTTGTGGTGGATCCCCATCGCCATGACGGATGGCAGACGGCCAGATTTCACCCGAGAAGGGACATATCCGAGAGTTTGGCTCACGCCCGAACGTCCGACTTTGGAGATTCCTTATTTCCCTCAGGTGTTGAACCGAGACGGACCAGCAGAAGACCAAGAACCGGACACTTGGATTCTCGTCAACGGCCAATTCGCCATCTACGGTCGAGTGTTGTACGACAAAGCCAATTGGCGACTGATCTCCAATCAGCTGATGCTCAATCACACCGTCATCCCGAAAGTGACTCGGGCTCAATTGATTGACGACGCTTTCACGCTGGCTGGAGCCGGATATTTGGACTATCAAGTGGTTGTTGAACTCATCGAGTATCTGACTTTGGTCAACGACGAGTTCGTCCAGTCTACCAGTTTATTCCACTTGAAATTGATCCAGGAACGGTCGAGACACAACGAATCGCTTTATAATCTGTTCAAG GAATACACCAGTAGATTCAAGTTCGAGAAAACCGACCATGGAGAGCCAGGCGACTACAACGACTGGGTTCGAGTTGGTGATCCGCTGGATGGAGTTGGCTGCCTGAACTGGAGTGACgacggtgtgtgtgtcgatCAAGTCATGCGCCTCTTTCACGCTCAAATGGGCGGCTCAATTACCCCCGAAGAGAAAAA GGCAATGACGGAACATTTGGAGCGCAATTGGTGTGCGGTGATTCGCTACGGTGGCAAGGAAGAATGGAACTGGGCGTGGCGAGCTAGTCTTTGCGACATGTGGTCGTCACAGCGGACAAAGATTTTATCGGCCATGAGTTGCAGTCAAGATCGTGATCGTTTGAAACAGCTTCTTTCGCGCGTGTTTTCGCCGACAATCGAACAGGACCCGCACGACACGTTCGCCACCATTGAGAAAATGACGGAAAATCACGTCGCTCGTTCCATGGTGTTGAACTTTTTGGCGACCAACTGGGAGATCCTAGGGCGACA TTTTAGTTATAGAAGGTCTGGCGATAATTTGAAGCTGCTCACCTCTGCCGCCAAATTTCTGAGTACACCAGACGAATTGAAAGAG ATGTCCCGGATTTTGTCCGACTTGGAAAATAAAGACAAGAAACTCAATCGCGCTTTCACGAACGGGATTCTGGAGGGTATCCGCAACAATATTCGCTGGGGTGAGAAGAATTTGGAACAAGTCTATTTGGTTATCGAATCTCGGATAATGACACGTCGTTCGACAAATTCACTCGCCAAGACTAACTGCATTCCCTAA
- the LOC124196454 gene encoding aminopeptidase N-like isoform X2: MSIVLKQVLLKGHKYRIGLYYLGKVREDSRGFYRANYKNDVTSCCHQGWFGGTQMQATDARRVLPCLDEPGLKMTFDVVVGHSNAMTALSNMPEISSRAMTTTRDWMWTSFSRSPPMPTYLLAMFVTDYESLETIYQLDGDRSVKLRFWGRPDQLPHLKESMAVAGDLLNYLVKYVRQPFTLPKIDFITAPIQLHFEAMENWGLILFRENRLYHNKETDSEDDRFTLIQIMAHELAHQFFGNLVTSNWWSDIWFNEGMSSLFEMELTDYAMPNDTYRCEAERHKSIRSAMKFEEERTEPLTVIRQVETAEEAEKMFDPLSYSKGSGLFLMLRNFVGHEKFRNALITYMDRYQFQSVNSRNFMEILNEQLHQDREFGRTMNVTKIMNSWTHQPSYPIVRCSLAGNGRIRLSQMPFPLLRSNSSQVNALWWIPIAMTDGRRPDFTREGTYPRVWLTPERPTLEIPYFPQVLNRDGPAEDQEPDTWILVNGQFAIYGRVLYDKANWRLISNQLMLNHTVIPKVTRAQLIDDAFTLAGAGYLDYQVVVELIEYLTLVNDEFVQSTSLFHLKLIQERSRHNESLYNLFKEYTSRFKFEKTDHGEPGDYNDWVRVGDPLDGVGCLNWSDDGVCVDQVMRLFHAQMGGSITPEEKKAMTEHLERNWCAVIRYGGKEEWNWAWRASLCDMWSSQRTKILSAMSCSQDRDRLKQLLSRVFSPTIEQDPHDTFATIEKMTENHVARSMVLNFLATNWEILGRHYRRSGDNLKLLTSAAKFLSTPDELKEMSRILSDLENKDKKLNRAFTNGILEGIRNNIRWGEKNLEQVYLVIESRIMTRRSTNSLAKTNCIP, encoded by the exons ATGAGCATCGTTCTCAAACAGGTTTTGCTCAAGGGTCACAAGTACCGCATCGGTTTGTATTACCTGGGCAAGGTTAGAGAGGATTCCAGAGGATTTTACAGAGCCAATTACAAGAATGACGTCACTTCCTGCTGCCACCAAgg TTGGTTCGGTGGAACGCAAATGCAAGCGACCGACGCCCGTCGAGTTCTTCCCTGCCTGGACGAGCCGGGATTAAAAATGACTTTTGACGTGGTTGTCGGTCACAGCAACGCCATGACGGCCCTGTCCAACATGCCCGAAATTTCCAGCCGTGCCAT GACAACCACGCGCGATTGGATGTGGACGTCATTTTCACGGTCGCCGCCCATGCCCACCTATTTATTGGCCATGTTCGTGACGGACTATGAGAGTTTGGAGACGATTTATCAGTTGGACGGCGACCGGTCCGTCAAGTTGCGCTTCTGGGGACGGCCGGACCAGCTGCCCCATCTAAAGGAATCCATGGCGGTCGCCGGCGACCTGCTCAACTATTTGGTGAAATACGTCCGTCAGCCGTTCACTTTAcccaaaattgattttataacCGCGCCAATTCAACTCCATTTCGAGGCCATGGAGAACTGGGGTCTCATCCTCTTTCG GGAAAACCGACTTTATCACAACAAGGAAACTGACAGCGAGGACGACCGTTTTACTCTCATTCAAATAATGGCGCACGAATTGGCGCATCAGTTTTTCGGCAACTTG gtTACTTCCAATTGGTGGAGTGACATTTGGTTTAATGAAGGCATGAGTTCACTCTTCGAGATGGAATTAACCGATTAT GCAATGCCAAACGACACGTATCGTTGTGAGGCCGAACGCCACAAATCCATTCGATCCGCCATGAAATTCGAAGAGGAGCGAACAGAACCGCTGACGGTCATCCGACAAGTGGAGACGGCCGAAGAAGCTGAAAAGATGTTTGATCCACTTTCCTACAGTAAAG GAAGTGGTTTATTCCTGATGTTACGCAATTTCGTTGGACATGAGAAATTCAGAAACGCACTCATCACTTACATGGATCGCTA TCAATTCCAGAGTGTCAACAGTcgaaatttcatggagatttTGAACGAGCAACTGCACCAGGACCGCGAATTTGGCCGGACGATGAACGTCACGAAGATCATGAATTCTTGGACCCATCAGCCGAGTTATCCGATCGTTCGTTGCTCTCTGGCCGGCAACGGGCGAATTCGGCTGTCTCAGATGCCGTTTCCGTTACTCCGAAGCAATTCATCACAGGTCAATGCCTTGTGGTGGATCCCCATCGCCATGACGGATGGCAGACGGCCAGATTTCACCCGAGAAGGGACATATCCGAGAGTTTGGCTCACGCCCGAACGTCCGACTTTGGAGATTCCTTATTTCCCTCAGGTGTTGAACCGAGACGGACCAGCAGAAGACCAAGAACCGGACACTTGGATTCTCGTCAACGGCCAATTCGCCATCTACGGTCGAGTGTTGTACGACAAAGCCAATTGGCGACTGATCTCCAATCAGCTGATGCTCAATCACACCGTCATCCCGAAAGTGACTCGGGCTCAATTGATTGACGACGCTTTCACGCTGGCTGGAGCCGGATATTTGGACTATCAAGTGGTTGTTGAACTCATCGAGTATCTGACTTTGGTCAACGACGAGTTCGTCCAGTCTACCAGTTTATTCCACTTGAAATTGATCCAGGAACGGTCGAGACACAACGAATCGCTTTATAATCTGTTCAAG GAATACACCAGTAGATTCAAGTTCGAGAAAACCGACCATGGAGAGCCAGGCGACTACAACGACTGGGTTCGAGTTGGTGATCCGCTGGATGGAGTTGGCTGCCTGAACTGGAGTGACgacggtgtgtgtgtcgatCAAGTCATGCGCCTCTTTCACGCTCAAATGGGCGGCTCAATTACCCCCGAAGAGAAAAA GGCAATGACGGAACATTTGGAGCGCAATTGGTGTGCGGTGATTCGCTACGGTGGCAAGGAAGAATGGAACTGGGCGTGGCGAGCTAGTCTTTGCGACATGTGGTCGTCACAGCGGACAAAGATTTTATCGGCCATGAGTTGCAGTCAAGATCGTGATCGTTTGAAACAGCTTCTTTCGCGCGTGTTTTCGCCGACAATCGAACAGGACCCGCACGACACGTTCGCCACCATTGAGAAAATGACGGAAAATCACGTCGCTCGTTCCATGGTGTTGAACTTTTTGGCGACCAACTGGGAGATCCTAGGGCGACA TTATAGAAGGTCTGGCGATAATTTGAAGCTGCTCACCTCTGCCGCCAAATTTCTGAGTACACCAGACGAATTGAAAGAG ATGTCCCGGATTTTGTCCGACTTGGAAAATAAAGACAAGAAACTCAATCGCGCTTTCACGAACGGGATTCTGGAGGGTATCCGCAACAATATTCGCTGGGGTGAGAAGAATTTGGAACAAGTCTATTTGGTTATCGAATCTCGGATAATGACACGTCGTTCGACAAATTCACTCGCCAAGACTAACTGCATTCCCTAA